Below is a genomic region from Citrobacter europaeus.
CTGGAACAACCGAAGCTATTGAGCTATGGTAGAAATGTCCCAGCGTTGGCGCAAGCCAGGCGGGGGAAGAGGGGAGGCGCGTGAATATATCTCTTCTCGATATGGCGCATAACTGTGCAGTTGCTGTTTGATGAACGACGGGATTTGTGCGACCGATCGAGACACGTTTAAAAATGGCTTGCCATTATTTACGTTGTATGTGATAACACGTTTTGGGTTAAACGAGGTACAGTTCTGTTTATGTGTGGCATTTTCAGTAAAGAAGTCCTGAGTAAACACGTTGACGTTGAATACCGCTTCTCTGCCGAACCTTATATTAGTGCCTCAAGCAGTAATGTCTCAGTTTTATCTATGTTATGCCCGCGGGCGAAGAAAATACTCTAAGGAATTTTGCAAATGGCAAAGATTAAAGGTCAAGTTAAGTGGTTCAACGAGTCTAAAGGTTTTGGCTTCATTACTCCGGCTGATGGCAGCAAAGACGTGTTCGTACACTTCTCCGCTATCCAGGGTAACGGCTTCAAAACTCTGGCTGAAGGCCAGAACGTTGAGTTCGAAATTCAGGACGGCCAGAAAGGTCCGGCTGCTGTTAACGTAACAGCTATCTGATCGATACCACTGATTTGAAGCGCTCAGGCGCAACCAATTCAGATATAAAGCCTCGCTTATGCGGGGCTTTTTAATTCAAATTACGTCAAAATATTACTGAATGACCATCCATTAGCGCTTTGTTGCAAAGGCGTGATGTTCGTAGCATAGTTTTCCCCGCTTTCTTACGGCATTTCCCGTTAAATCAGTCACCTGAAAAACTATCATGCGGGAGTCCAGGTGAAAAAGAAAAACGACATAGATGCGCGCAATTTTACTCCCGTCCGTTTTGCCCTGCTTTGCGTGGCAATATTATTGAGTCTTGGATTGCTGCTGGGTCGGGTTGCGTGGCTGCAAATTGTTACGCCGACGAATCTGGTCAAACAGGAAGACATGCGTTCCTTACGTGAGGTGTCCATCGCTTCGCCACGCGGAATGATTACCGACAGAGAAGGGCGACCGCTGGCAGTTAGCGTTCCGGTTAACGCCGTCTGGGCCGACCCGAAGACGATCGTTAGCAAGGGTGGTGTTGGCTATAACGAACGCTGGCAAGCGTTAGCAAAGACGCTGCATATTTCGCTCACCACGCTGGCTGAACGCGTTAACAGCAATCCGGCCGGGCGGTTTATCTACCTGGCGCGTCAAATCTCTCCTCAGCAGGCTGAATGGGTCGATAAACTGGATCTACCGGGGATCAATCTGCGTGAAGAGTCCCGTCGCTTTTATCCCGCCGGACATGTTGCAGCTAATCTGATTGGTTTCACCAACATTGACGGGCAGGGTATTGAAGGGCTGGAGAAAAGCTTCAATAGCCAACTGATGGGCAAACCCGGTTCCCGCCTGGTACGGAAAGACAAATTTGGCCATGTCATCGAAAATATCACCGAAGTGATGCCGGTACCGGCGCATGAATTACAGCTCAGCATTGATGAGCGTTTGCAGACGGTTACTGAAGACGCGCTGGATAATGCCGTAACGTGGAATAAGGCGGAATCCGGGGCCGCTGTTCTGGTCAATATTGCCACCGGCGAAATACTGTCCATGGCAAGCTTTCCCGACTTCAATCCCAATAACCGTGATGGTGCGGTCCTGGATGATTTTCGTAACCGTGCAATTAGCGACACCTTCGAACCCGGCTCAACCGTTAAGCCTCTGGTGATCATGACCGCTCTACAGCAGGGGATTGTGCAACCGGACAGCGTGATTGATACCCATCCTTTTAACGTTGATGGACATCGCATCCGCGACGTCGGGTTTTACCCGGAGTTATCCCTAACCGGAATTTTGCAGAAATCCAGCGATACCGGCGTATCACACCTTTCGCTGGCAATGCCGGTACAAAAACTCCTCGATACCTATAAAAGCTTTGGCTTTGGCGATCCAACCGGATTGGGGTTAACCGGGGAAAGTAGCGGTTTAATGCCTCAACGTCGCTACTGGAGCGATCTTGACCGGGCAACTTTCGCATTTGGTTATGGGTTAATGGTGACGCCGCTCCAGCTGGCGCATGTCTATGCCACCATCGGCAGCTTCGGTATTTACCGCCCGCTTTCTATTACGCGTATCGATCCGCCGGTAATAGGTACACGGGTGATGCCGGAGGCGCTGGTTCACCAGGTTGAACATATGATGGAAAGCGTCGCGCTACCTGGTGGCGGGGGAACCAAGGCTGCAGTCAGAGATTATCGCGTAGCGGTTAAGACCGGAACGGCAAAGAAAATTGGCGATGATGGCAAATATGTCGATAAATACGTGGCCTATACGGCGGGCGTCGCACCAGCGAGCGACCCGAAATTCGCTCTGGTCGTGGTGATTAATAACCCGCAAAACGGTGCATATTATGGGGGGGCAGTCTCCGCGCCTGTATTCAGCCAGATTATGGGCGATGTCCTGCGTCTGGAAAACGTCAAACCGGACGGCATGCCAGCCGACTCCGATCATCTGCTGGTGATGCACGGCAGTAGCGTATCCTCGCCGTCGATGTAAGTTATTTTCCAGGGGCGCGATTCGCGTTACACTTGCGCCCTTAAATCATCAGCCGGAGTTGTCATGTCGTTTTCCTGTCCTCTTTGCCACCAGCCTCTTACACAAGTGAATAACAGTTTTGTCTGCCCGGAGCGGCATCAGTTTGACGTGGCGAAAGAAGGGTATGTCAACTTACTGCCGGTTCAGCATAAGCGATCGCGCGATCCGGGTGACAGCGCTGAGATGATGCAGGCGCGACGGGCATTTCTTGATGCCGGACACTATCAGCCGCTGCGTGATGCTATTGTGGATGCGCTCACACAGAGGCAGATTACAGAAGATGCGGCGATCCTGGATATTGGTTGTGGGGAAGGGTATTACACCCATGCGTTTGCTGATGCGCTGGCGGGCTGTAAAACTTTTGGTCTTGATGTCGCCAAAGTAGCAATTAAAGCCGCGGCCCGACGCTATCCGCAGGTGACCTTTTGCGTTGCCTCCAGCCATCGTCTGCCGTTTGCAGATGAGTCAATGGATGCCATCATCAGGATCTACGCGCCCTGTAAAGCGCAAGAGTTGGCCCGCGTGGTAAAACCGGGTGGATGGGTAATTACCGCCACGCCGGGTCCGCGTCATTTGATGGAGCTGAAAGGGCTGATTTATGATGAGGTGCGGTTGCATGCGCCACACGCAGAGCAACTGGACGGTTTTGTGCTGCAACAGAGTATTGCGCTGGGGTATCAGATGCAGCTTCAGGGCAGCGAGGCCGTTGCGTTATTGCAAATGACGCCGTTCGCCTGGCGGGCAAAGCCGGAAGTGTGGGAAACGCTAGCGGGTAAAACGAAGTTTGACTGCCAGACTGACTTTAGTATTCATATCTGGCAGCGCCTGAATTAACCGTGGAAGTGTGCCCAGAGGATCTGGGCGCCGATACCAATCAGTACCACCCCGCCTAAAATTTCAGCACGCTT
It encodes:
- the rlmA gene encoding 23S rRNA (guanine(745)-N(1))-methyltransferase; the encoded protein is MSFSCPLCHQPLTQVNNSFVCPERHQFDVAKEGYVNLLPVQHKRSRDPGDSAEMMQARRAFLDAGHYQPLRDAIVDALTQRQITEDAAILDIGCGEGYYTHAFADALAGCKTFGLDVAKVAIKAAARRYPQVTFCVASSHRLPFADESMDAIIRIYAPCKAQELARVVKPGGWVITATPGPRHLMELKGLIYDEVRLHAPHAEQLDGFVLQQSIALGYQMQLQGSEAVALLQMTPFAWRAKPEVWETLAGKTKFDCQTDFSIHIWQRLN
- the ftsI gene encoding peptidoglycan glycosyltransferase FtsI; translation: MKKKNDIDARNFTPVRFALLCVAILLSLGLLLGRVAWLQIVTPTNLVKQEDMRSLREVSIASPRGMITDREGRPLAVSVPVNAVWADPKTIVSKGGVGYNERWQALAKTLHISLTTLAERVNSNPAGRFIYLARQISPQQAEWVDKLDLPGINLREESRRFYPAGHVAANLIGFTNIDGQGIEGLEKSFNSQLMGKPGSRLVRKDKFGHVIENITEVMPVPAHELQLSIDERLQTVTEDALDNAVTWNKAESGAAVLVNIATGEILSMASFPDFNPNNRDGAVLDDFRNRAISDTFEPGSTVKPLVIMTALQQGIVQPDSVIDTHPFNVDGHRIRDVGFYPELSLTGILQKSSDTGVSHLSLAMPVQKLLDTYKSFGFGDPTGLGLTGESSGLMPQRRYWSDLDRATFAFGYGLMVTPLQLAHVYATIGSFGIYRPLSITRIDPPVIGTRVMPEALVHQVEHMMESVALPGGGGTKAAVRDYRVAVKTGTAKKIGDDGKYVDKYVAYTAGVAPASDPKFALVVVINNPQNGAYYGGAVSAPVFSQIMGDVLRLENVKPDGMPADSDHLLVMHGSSVSSPSM
- a CDS encoding YobF family protein; amino-acid sequence: MCGIFSKEVLSKHVDVEYRFSAEPYISASSSNVSVLSMLCPRAKKIL
- the cspE gene encoding transcription antiterminator/RNA stability regulator CspE, whose product is MAKIKGQVKWFNESKGFGFITPADGSKDVFVHFSAIQGNGFKTLAEGQNVEFEIQDGQKGPAAVNVTAI